GTTCGTCGCCGCGCGCGCCTACGGCCACCACCCATCCGATCCGGTCCAACGCATGGCGATCGATCGCACGTGGGCGCAGTGGTTTTTCCGCTACATTCCGAGCAATTGACGCAAAAGGGGATACGATGCAAACCCGTTCGATTCGCAGAGAGATTCGCTTTCTTCGCTACTATTCGCTGGCCGTCACGCTGATCGCCGGTACATTCCTACTCGCGGCCGCGCACGAAGCGAGCAGCAATGCGACGATCGACACGCTCACCGTGCATCGCATCAACGTCATCGATCGTGAAGGCAAGCTGGCCGTGGTCATAACCAGCCACGACGACTTTCCGCCGCCGATCGTCAACGGCAAGGCGCTCAAGCGTTCGAGCGGCGCGGACAACGGGCTCATTTTCTACAACGAGCGCGGTGACGAACAAGGTGGACTCACCTGGACCGGCATCAAGAAAGCCGACGGCACGTTCGCTTCCGGCAATACGCTCTCGTTCGATACGGTCGTGACGGATCAATTGCTGCAAGTCGATGACGGTAACGACAACGGCAAGACGTATGCGTACATGGTTGGCTGGAATCGTCCGCGCTACGATTCGCCTGAGATGATGAACGTGATCCAGCAGGTCGAGAACGCCAAGACGATGGCCGAAAAGCGCGCGATCATCGCGCAGCACCCGAACCTGCGCGCGGCAACCCGCTTCCTGTTCGGATACGATCCGGATAATACCGCGCAGGTGATGCTGGCCGACGGAGCAGGCAAGCCGCGCATCAAGATGTTCGTCACCGCCGGTGGGCAGGCCGAGCTGCAATTCCTCGACGCCGACGGCAAGGTCGTCGCGCAATATCCGGAGGTGAAATAGTGATCGCGGCGCCTCTCCTCGCGTTGCTCGTGAACGTCAGTTTCCCCGCGTCGGTACATTCGGCACCGATCACCGGACGTGTCTACGTCGTCCTGACGAAAAGCGATAAACTCGATCCACGCATCCAAGTTCTCTCGCCGGAAGAATCGCCGCCGTTCTTTGCCGCCGACGTGAGCGCGCTTGCCCCGGGGCACGACACGGTGATCGACGGATCGAGCGAGGGCTATCCGCTCGCGAGCATCAATGACGTGCCGGCCGGCGATTACTACGCCGAGGCGTTCGTCGACATCTACGTTCGCTATCATCGCGCCGACGGCCATGTCATCTGGGCGCACGAACAGTGGGCGCCACAGATCTTTTCTCTCGACCCCGGCAATCTCCACAGCGCGATCCAACGCGTGCACATCGATGCGGCGCACCACGCCACCCTGCGTTTCGTGATGAATCAGGTCATCTCGGAGAAAGACATTGCCAACCTGCTCGGCGGACCCGGCTACGACAGCGACACGCCGTGGATCAAACACATTCGCATCCTCAGCCCCTCGCTCACGAAGTTCTGGGGAAGCCCGATCTATCTGGGCGCGACGATCCTTTTGCCAAAAGGGTATGCATCGCATCCGAACTCGCGCTATCCGGTCGTCTACAACCAAGGACATTTCTACGATCGGATACCCTGGGAGTTCACGACCGACAACAGCACCGAGACACCCGCCGCGGCGGCCGCCGGCAAACGCGCGGGGATCGGGACCGGCTACGAGTTCTACGAAGCCTGGAACTCGGATCATTTTCCGCGCTTCCTGCTGATCACGTTCCAGCACCCCTGCCCGTTCTTCGACGACTCGTACGCGGTCAACGGTGCGAACTGCGGTCCGTTCGGCGACGCGCTGATGAATGAGTTGATTCCCTATCTCGAAACGCATTTTCGCGTGTTGCGCGAAGCGCGAGCGCGCTTCACCGAAGGCGGATCGACCGGCGGGTGGGAGTCGCTAGCGCTGATCTTGCAGCACCCCACGTTCTTCGGTCACGCGTACGTCTTCGATCCGGACCCGATCGATTTCAGCGCTTTCCAGCTCGACGATCTCTACACCGACGCGAGCGGCTGGTTCGCGCCCGCGCCGCCGGACGATCCTTGGCATCGCTACCCGCGCTATTTTTCGCGCATGCCCAACGGGCAGAACCTCGCGACCGAACAGGAGTTGAGCCGATACGAATTGGCGATGGGTTCGCACGGGCGTTCGGAGTATCAGCTCGACGGCTGGTGGGCGATCTTCGATCCGGCCGGACCCGACGGTTATCCGAAACCACTCTGGAACATGCGCACCGGCGTCATCGATAAAAGCGTCGTGCAATACGCGCGCGATCACGGCTACGATTTGGTTGCCTACATGAAGGCACAGTGGCCGAAGATCGGTCCCGATCTGACCGGCAAGCTACGCTTCTTCGTCGGCGACATGGACAGCTATTTCCTCAACCTTGCCGTCTATAAGGCACAGGACTTCTTGCAGAGCGTTACGCCGAACCCGAAAGCGACGTTCGAATACGGGCGTCCGATGAAAGGCCACGGCTGGCATCCGATGACCTGGGCCGCGTTGTTAGAGATGATGGCGCGGGACGTGCGCAACGCGACGCCGGCGGGCGTAAGCAACGCGGAGTGGAACTACTAGCGCATGATTCCTGCACTGCTTCTCGGCGCCGCGCTCGAGTTTCGCAACATCGGGCCGTTTGACGGACGGCTCGACACCGTTGCGGGCGTTCCATCTGACCCGGCGATCTATTACGCGGGTGGTCTCGGCGGCATGTTCAAGAGCACGAACGGCGGCGAAACGTGGTCGTCGATCTTCAATAACGAGCCGGTCAGTTCGATCAGCGCCATCGCGGTCGCGCCGTCGAATCCGTCGATTCTGTACGCCGGTACCGGCGAGCAGAATTTGCGCAACGACGTTGCGTTCGGCGACGGCATGTGGCGCTCGAGCGACGCGGGTAAAACCTGGACGCATGACGGACTCGACGCCACCGGATCGATCGCCGCGGTCGCGGTGGATGCGAGCAATCCGGATCGCGTCTTCGTCGCGGCGCTCGGCGACGTGTATCGCGCCAGCACCGATCGCGGTATCTACCGGACGACCGACGGCGGCAAGACCTGGCAAAAAGTTCTCTATACC
This DNA window, taken from Candidatus Baltobacteraceae bacterium, encodes the following:
- a CDS encoding alpha/beta hydrolase-fold protein — its product is MIAAPLLALLVNVSFPASVHSAPITGRVYVVLTKSDKLDPRIQVLSPEESPPFFAADVSALAPGHDTVIDGSSEGYPLASINDVPAGDYYAEAFVDIYVRYHRADGHVIWAHEQWAPQIFSLDPGNLHSAIQRVHIDAAHHATLRFVMNQVISEKDIANLLGGPGYDSDTPWIKHIRILSPSLTKFWGSPIYLGATILLPKGYASHPNSRYPVVYNQGHFYDRIPWEFTTDNSTETPAAAAAGKRAGIGTGYEFYEAWNSDHFPRFLLITFQHPCPFFDDSYAVNGANCGPFGDALMNELIPYLETHFRVLREARARFTEGGSTGGWESLALILQHPTFFGHAYVFDPDPIDFSAFQLDDLYTDASGWFAPAPPDDPWHRYPRYFSRMPNGQNLATEQELSRYELAMGSHGRSEYQLDGWWAIFDPAGPDGYPKPLWNMRTGVIDKSVVQYARDHGYDLVAYMKAQWPKIGPDLTGKLRFFVGDMDSYFLNLAVYKAQDFLQSVTPNPKATFEYGRPMKGHGWHPMTWAALLEMMARDVRNATPAGVSNAEWNY